tagtatttaagcaatcaatttcaaaattggtatctgtgatgatctataggtgtagttatgccagacactctttgtgtttgtacttgacaaagcgttgccatggtaaccgcatgttttcttcaaaatcttgtggagtgaacaacttccacagttttgaagcaattgaaatcaaatttggtaggcattatggccttgaggcatagatgtgcaacacataatttttgtgtttgtcggacaaagcgttgccatggtaaccataattttaccaaaaccttgtggattgaataacttccacatcattcaagcagttagggtcaaatttagtatgtatgatgatcgggaggtgtagttatgcaagacgccaatgtgttaatataagaaaaatgtgttgccatggtaaccactcatttttgtatcaaattgaaccatcaTTAAATGGTGAAGGTGATATTTGGtatgtatgatgctctttaagtgtagttttgcaaaatgtcctttgtatttgtatcggacaatgcgttgccatggtaaccgcattttttttaaaaatcctgtggagtgaacttcttccacagttttcaagcaattgaaaccaaatttggtgggcattatggccctgaggtatagatgtggaacacataatttttgtgtttgtcacacagaccgttgccatggtaaccacaattttaccaaaaccttgcagatcaaataacttttccatcattcaagcaattaaagtcaaatttagtatgtatcatgatctagaagtgtagttttgcaagacaccaatgtgttagtttaaggaaaatgtgttgccatggtaaccactcatttttgtatcaaaataaaccattcaagctacgaaggtcaaatttggtgtgtatgatggtcttcaagtgtagtgatgctgggggaatgcatgtttccatttgctgtaagtttgatactcagtgtcaactctaattgtacagtaaactaaaattattctgtttccaattcaacaagtgcacaaacttgatATCAACGTctttgccctcatgacatcacatattataaagcaacactaggggtgGGGGTAtcaatcaccttcagtgatagttggtaacggatgctgcaaaagtagccatcttggcAGTCGCGTTGCGCTGCGCCGTGGCTGGTAtggtagctaactgcgaccagcagccccatacgcatcgcgtaatggggctgcggactgtagcatccaggatcatgacagggtagtatcgcggatGAATATCAACTGAAAAtcgaaatttttttttttcaatttgaagacttaccagtgaagttgaagtattgacaacagggttcgtgcaatgtttggttctgccaatagtctttttctgttcgaattgatgacttaatgtgactcggtcgagaggaacctgggagagctactaccctgtcatgatcctgaatgctacagtccaCAGCCCCATTATGCTATGCATATGTGGCTGCTGGTGGTCGCAGTTAGTAcggtagctagctagctagcgcaCTACCTATGcatgtgagccaaaaaggtagctagcatgcaatgcatgctataaaacgtagCCTGCGGCCCTGCGCAGCCCGAACACgattacgacgggtcgatgagatgaaaaaacatttttagacttttttttttcattctttctttagcttaaaatggataattttgggtttaaaaccgttcacaaatttgcagaagatgaaatttgtgaaaaaaaaaaacaaacttgaaagagcaaaaaaaaaaaaaaactaaaaaacccgacccgaaatttccgtgattttcggttggtcgcgaagggcaaacaaaacatttttgggTGGGGCCTAATGGTTAGTACCCAGTGtggctaactgcgaccagcccgaacggGACCACTCCCACAGTGTGTGAAGGAGTGCCCTGGGGTTACAGAcacagtagggcctatacatgcAGTGGTAAGACCTATTTTACGAGATTAGTAAGTCTACTGCTCATCGACCACTTATTTTTAGATCGACCACCCTCGCGCAATTGCTTTCTCGCGTATAAAATCAAAAATACGCGTGGGACGGGGTGCAATATGCTGGAACATTTGATCATGaatacaaatcaagaaaaattaGGGGGATACAGGTAAATAACCtgaggaaaaagaattgaaaaaaatccTCATTAGTAATACACATAATTATTGTTAACACATATTCGGCCATTCACTGGATTTACATGCTTTTCAATGGGAAAATGGGCGGtcgattttaaaaaaagatgagCTTTTTTAAAAAAACTACCAACTACAGTGGGCCTGGTAGGCCTGTGTACATACTGATATCAATAGTCAATAGAGATGCAGATGAGGGACCCTACGTCCTTTACGCACTTGTAGTAAGTTGTACAAATGTTGAGGGatttgtattgttattattgtttttgttcaagTTTCCCTTGATCAAAAAGTATTCTTTTTCAACAGTGTAGAACGATACTTTGACACAGCTGTTTGTACTATCAGTAGAAAATTTAAATTTTAGCAGCTGTGCTTTTCATAAGTATTCAATTTGACAAAtcaaacataaacaaaaggGAAATCATAATTTGGAATTTCGTCTTCTTGAATAACCTGTGAGAAATAGGATGTAATCTAACTACTGTAATTtcttgtgtgctttgagtgtcaTTCCTattaaggggaaaaaacaaaacaaatagcaAACAGCTATGTACAGCGTATGTGCAATTATGTTGCCATGACCAAATCAGGGCACTGACTGAGTGGTTGGAGTTGGACAGCACCAGGTATGATTGGCAGGCAGAAATTACTTTCCCCCTGATGTGTCCTGAAATTTCTGATGCTTCATAAAAATGCTTTTCATGCAGTTTGCAGCGAGGGGAGAGCCCTGAGGGATATCATTAGATCAGTGACATCATTGTACATGAGATAAATTGTCCAATTTAGCAGATCATATCCCACATTGATCATGCATTCTTTCTGAATTCAATCACACAGGTGAAAAGATCAGCACAAGTTGGAGAGAATCCTGAGCAAGAAGATGCTTTGATGATCACTCTTGGCTGCGTACTGAGAAATAAGCAGCTATGACGTCAACAAAAGAGCGTGTGGTTCATATCATTGAGTGGGATGACATGGACAAGAGAAAGTTTTTTGGCTTTGGGGCCATGCTGTCATTTGCTGTCCGGACATCGGTCTACCCCTCTCATCTCATCAAGACCAGGCTTCAGATGCAGCAGCAAAACAGTCTGTACAAGGGAACATGGGATGCCTTGAAAAAAATAGTCAAGTATGAGGGTGTCCGGGGCTTGTACAAGGGCTTCGCAGTGAACCTGATTTCCATTGGCTCTGAGCAGATGTACATCTTAAGCTACGAGTTGATGCGAACAGCATGCAAGGATATGGACAACTCCCCTCGTACTTTCATCGCAGGAGGCTTTGCCTCGCTGGTCTCACAGACAATACGGGTACCTGTTGATGTCATTTCACAGAGGACGATGATGTTGGGACTGGCTGTGGATGCACAGACTGTCAAAAAGGAAGTCCACTTTAAGGACGTAGTGCAGATTGCCCGAGCGACATACCATCAAAGTGGATTCTTTGGTTTCTATCGTGGTTATGTTGCCTCCTTGATGACATTTGTGCCAAACAGTGCCCTATGGTGGACATTTTATCACAATTATACAGGTATTTAGACATGAATCTTCTTCATACCGGTAATTATTtcacatcaaacaaaataaatcatattGCATAATCCCAGTACTTGTGATGTTTTATCCACAGCCCTGAGATGACAAGGCCATAATTCTgctattcatgtacattttgtatgttcagTATGATACCATCCAACTTTGTCTCTTCTCATCAGTCTTGCATTTGAACATGTTTCAATACCAAGTTAAAACAAACATCAGACTGAGTGTTGCAATGAATcacacattttcagaacatgcgtTTTGAGGTAAACTTGGTATTTTGACTCTGGTGATGATTTGTATAATTACTAACTACATGAAGGTATGCATAATTGGAAAAATAGAAATTGAATGATTTATTTGAAAAGCATTGTCATAGtcatgtgtgtgtctctgtACTATGCTTGTGTATGGGCCATGTCCATGCACAAGTCTTCATGGCAATACCTATTATTTTCCATTGCCTTATATAATTACCATATAATCCAAATTCAAAGTGTAACTCTCAGTGCACATAATTTAGGTCTTCACACTGAACGATTGCAAATGGTAGAATGGTACAACTGATGTTATATTgggctacatgtacattgtagataaaGTGTATTGAAAGTCGGGGTCAATGTCTGAAAACTTTGCCctaattatctttttatttgatCTTGATTGATTTTGATGAAGTGTTACTTCTTTACACTCTCCAGTTTAGTATTCACTACACTTAATAGTcacatacatatttttatacccccgccacacatagtgtgtaggggttatataggaatcaccgtgatgttggtcgggcggttgggtggtcggtcggtcggtctgttgcaaaatcttgcgtcgcgaactcctcctgcacttttgaagcaatttaaatgaaacttagggtaaatgatgatattgaggtatagatgtgcaagacataatttttgtgtttgtcggacaatgcgttgccatggtaaccatattttaccaaaaccttgtggattgaatataagtatttaagcaatcaatttcaaatttggtatctGTGATGATcaataggtgtagttatgcaagacactctttgtgtttgtacttgacaaagcgttgccatggtaaccacatgttttcttcgaaaccttgtggagtgaacaacttccatagttttgaagcaattgaaatcaaatgtgttaggcattatggccttgaggcatagatgtggaacacataatttttgtgtttgtcggacagagcattgccatggtaaccataattttaccaaaaccttgtggattgaataacttccacatcattcaagcaattaaggtcaaatttagtatgtatgatgatcgggaggtgtagttgtgcaagacaccaatgtgttaatataaaaaaaaaatgtgttgccatggtaaccactcatttttgtatcaaattgaaccatttaatctatgaaggtgacatttggtgtgtatgatgctctttaagtgtagttttgcaaaatatcctttgtatttgtatcggacaatgtgttgccatggtaatggcatgttgtttttttttaatcctgtggagtgaacttcttccacagttttcaagcaattgaaaccaaatttggtaggtattatggccctgaggtatagatgtggaacacataatttttgtgtttgtcacacaaaccgttgccatggtaaccacagttttaccaaaaccttgcagatcaaataacttttccatcattcaagcaattaaagtcaaatttagtatgtatcatgatctagaagtgtagttttgcaagacaccaatgtgttagtttaaggaaaatgtgttgccatggtaaccactcatttttgtatcaaaataaaccattcaagctatgaaggtcaaatttggtgtgtatgatggtcttcaagtgtagtgatgctgggggaaagcatgtttccatttgctgtaagttttatactcagtgtcaactctgtaattgtacagtaaactaaaattattctgtttccaatttgacaaatgcacaaacttggtattaacgtcattgccctcatgacatcacatactataaagcagcACTAGGGGCGttggtattaatcaccttcagtgataattctagttagACATAGAATCAATATTATCTGTGATGAAGGCTACATGTAATCTAAGTGAATGCAAATATAAAGTCAAATATTTGATCTACGGTAAGACAAGGCTCTGATATAGTAGTTTGTATAAAATTGTTCCATTTGATAAAGTACAGCAAAAGGTCATGTTAAACAGACAATGTATTGGAGACATTTAGCAGGACATGTACAgacaggacttttaatgttcTAATTTAGAAGTTACATGAAGTCCTGTATTATGCCTGCACTCAAAGCATGGTTAAGGACTCCTGTTTCCTGGTTGTTGGCTGCCTGTccgtcccacattttattatgacATGTGAAAAACACACCACAGATTTTCTCTATACCCACCCAACTTTGTATCCCAGGCGTGATGTGTGTATATAAGGTGCTGTGCTTATTAGATTTTTAAAGGAATTCCTTCGAGGAAGGTCAAAGG
The DNA window shown above is from Diadema setosum chromosome 14, eeDiaSeto1, whole genome shotgun sequence and carries:
- the LOC140238000 gene encoding solute carrier family 25 member 44-like, which encodes MTSTKERVVHIIEWDDMDKRKFFGFGAMLSFAVRTSVYPSHLIKTRLQMQQQNSLYKGTWDALKKIVKYEGVRGLYKGFAVNLISIGSEQMYILSYELMRTACKDMDNSPRTFIAGGFASLVSQTIRVPVDVISQRTMMLGLAVDAQTVKKEVHFKDVVQIARATYHQSGFFGFYRGYVASLMTFVPNSALWWTFYHNYTECIASFLQNSLHLQVPSLAIQAVSGSCAGCSAAFITNPMDTIRTRLQVTGQRSIITTFQTLMREEGLGGLTKGLTARLFSTIPTSLIIVLGYETIKRNSLRSGI